A section of the Rhodobacteraceae bacterium M382 genome encodes:
- a CDS encoding FAD-dependent oxidoreductase has protein sequence MKFKHVFSPVTLRHKTLRNRIVFGAHTTNMAENGLPGDQHLAYYRERAMGGAAMIVVEPMPVHPAAVLTRGNFRHSSDAVIPHFKRLTEACQAEGTVMIQQLYHVGAHGDQDNSFHAAWSPSGGPSYHDSDGSHEMNAAEIEETIQGFVDAARRCQQAGFDGVEVWAAYHCLLEQFWTPFSNQRTDEWGGSLENRTRFSREIMRRIRADCGEDFIIGLSISDEPAVEAALGREDLAEIVAWHDGEQLMDYVTVGSSSYLDFYGIIPTFQYGEKLGVDLAARLKRVVKHALVTAESHIRTPENANTVLGAGEADMVSIVRGQIADPHLVTKAEQGRADDIRGCLSCNQQCWGRRGRDYWISCLINPSVGFEHQWGGDRFATTDRPKSVLVVGAGPAGLEAARVAAERGHRVVLVEAGPQIGGQFRLAGEQPRRAQILDLLAWYDRQLARLGVDVRCNTYLETDDIAALKMDEVVLATGSLPDEAGFQKALPHLRELPGLDGNVWSVADVMGRAARLGDRVIVLDEGGHWKGCGTAWALAEAGHRVTIVTPDGLVGKELQRPSADFPLRRTLAGLGVVFRPETVVMRWGDAGAVLQSLLTGAQEHMAADSLVLSTVNRANCDLRPALAELGISAQLIGDAHAPRNAALAFHDGRKLALDL, from the coding sequence ATGAAGTTCAAACATGTGTTTTCGCCGGTTACTCTGCGGCACAAGACCCTGCGCAACCGTATCGTGTTTGGGGCCCATACCACCAATATGGCCGAAAACGGCCTGCCCGGGGATCAGCATCTGGCCTATTATCGGGAGCGGGCCATGGGGGGCGCGGCCATGATCGTGGTTGAACCGATGCCTGTCCATCCGGCAGCGGTGTTGACCCGGGGCAATTTCCGCCATTCCAGCGACGCAGTGATTCCGCATTTCAAACGCCTGACCGAGGCCTGCCAGGCCGAAGGCACGGTGATGATCCAGCAGCTCTATCACGTCGGAGCCCATGGTGATCAGGACAACAGCTTTCACGCGGCCTGGTCCCCGTCTGGTGGACCAAGCTATCACGACAGTGACGGCAGCCACGAAATGAATGCCGCCGAAATCGAAGAGACCATCCAGGGCTTTGTTGATGCGGCGCGGCGTTGCCAACAGGCGGGCTTTGATGGGGTCGAAGTCTGGGCGGCCTATCATTGCCTGCTGGAACAGTTCTGGACACCGTTTTCCAACCAACGCACCGACGAATGGGGCGGCAGCCTGGAAAACCGCACCCGGTTCAGCCGGGAAATCATGCGCCGGATCCGGGCGGACTGTGGCGAGGATTTCATCATAGGTCTGTCAATTTCGGATGAACCGGCCGTCGAAGCCGCGTTGGGGCGCGAGGATCTGGCTGAGATTGTCGCATGGCACGACGGCGAACAGCTGATGGATTATGTCACTGTCGGGTCCAGCAGCTATCTTGATTTCTATGGTATTATCCCAACCTTTCAATATGGCGAAAAGCTGGGCGTGGATCTGGCCGCCCGATTGAAGAGGGTCGTGAAACACGCGTTGGTTACGGCGGAAAGCCACATTCGCACACCAGAAAACGCCAATACGGTACTGGGCGCGGGCGAGGCGGACATGGTGTCAATCGTGCGCGGCCAAATTGCGGATCCGCATCTGGTGACCAAGGCCGAACAAGGGCGGGCAGATGACATTCGTGGCTGTCTGTCCTGCAACCAGCAATGTTGGGGGCGGCGCGGGCGGGATTATTGGATTTCCTGCCTGATCAACCCGTCTGTCGGGTTCGAACATCAATGGGGCGGGGATCGGTTTGCGACAACGGATCGCCCGAAATCCGTGCTGGTGGTCGGGGCCGGGCCAGCGGGTTTAGAGGCCGCTCGGGTGGCAGCCGAACGGGGCCATCGCGTGGTTCTTGTCGAGGCCGGACCACAGATAGGTGGGCAATTTCGACTGGCCGGCGAACAACCGCGGCGCGCGCAGATCCTGGACCTGTTGGCGTGGTATGACCGGCAATTGGCACGTCTGGGCGTGGATGTGCGGTGCAACACCTATCTGGAAACTGACGACATCGCGGCGCTGAAGATGGACGAGGTGGTCCTGGCGACCGGTTCGTTACCGGATGAGGCGGGGTTCCAAAAGGCGTTGCCGCACCTGCGGGAACTGCCGGGGTTGGACGGCAATGTCTGGTCCGTCGCTGATGTGATGGGCCGGGCCGCGCGTTTGGGAGATCGTGTTATCGTGCTGGACGAGGGGGGGCATTGGAAAGGCTGCGGGACAGCCTGGGCCTTGGCCGAGGCAGGGCATCGGGTCACCATTGTCACGCCGGACGGCTTGGTGGGCAAAGAGCTACAGCGCCCCTCTGCCGACTTTCCGCTGCGTCGGACGCTGGCCGGTTTGGGGGTCGTGTTCCGCCCGGAAACCGTGGTGATGCGATGGGGCGATGCGGGGGCAGTGTTGCAATCGCTGCTCACAGGCGCGCAGGAGCATATGGCGGCGGACTCGCTGGTGCTGTCGACGGTGAACCGGGCCAATTGCGACTTGCGCCCTGCGCTGGCCGAATTGGGGATTTCGGCCCAGTTGATCGGCGATGCCCATGCGCCGCGCAACGCCGCGCTGGCGTTTCATGACGGGCGCAAGCTGGCGCTGGATCTTTAG
- a CDS encoding ABC transporter permease, whose translation MKRFNALTIYAVAYLAFLYLPVLFLPLFSFNDGTIVAFPIKGWTLEWYRQLGGQETLIQALLNSLLVGMVTALMATSMGLFAARAYVRYRFRGKEASEALVMLPLVIPGIIVASSMLVLFISMGLKPSLTAVMLGHTFLALPFSVSILKSAFDDFDVSFEEASYDLGCGVVETFRRVTLPIVAPGIVASFLVTFTVSFDEFVLAFFLSGNQPTLPVYIWSQIRFPAKLPNTLALGSLLLLASVLLLVVAEYFRSRSTRSARSTAS comes from the coding sequence ATGAAGCGGTTCAATGCGCTGACGATCTATGCGGTGGCCTATCTGGCGTTTCTGTACCTGCCGGTGCTGTTTCTGCCGCTGTTTTCGTTCAATGACGGCACCATCGTGGCCTTTCCCATCAAGGGCTGGACGCTGGAATGGTACCGCCAGCTGGGCGGGCAGGAGACGCTGATCCAGGCGTTGCTCAACAGCCTGCTGGTGGGGATGGTGACGGCGTTGATGGCGACGTCGATGGGGTTGTTCGCGGCGCGCGCCTATGTGCGTTACCGGTTCCGGGGCAAGGAGGCGTCGGAGGCGCTGGTGATGTTGCCGCTGGTCATTCCGGGGATCATCGTGGCGTCTTCGATGCTGGTTCTGTTCATCTCGATGGGGCTGAAGCCGTCGCTGACCGCCGTGATGCTGGGGCATACGTTTTTGGCGCTACCGTTTTCCGTGTCGATCCTGAAATCGGCGTTTGACGATTTTGATGTCTCGTTCGAGGAGGCGTCATACGATCTGGGATGTGGTGTGGTCGAGACCTTTCGCCGGGTGACGTTGCCCATTGTGGCTCCGGGGATTGTCGCCAGTTTTCTGGTCACCTTCACGGTCAGCTTTGATGAATTTGTTCTGGCGTTTTTTCTGTCGGGCAACCAGCCGACGCTGCCGGTCTATATCTGGAGCCAGATCCGCTTTCCGGCCAAGTTGCCCAATACGCTGGCCTTGGGGTCGCTGCTGCTGCTGGCCTCGGTGCTGCTGTTGGTGGTGGCCGAATACTTCCGTTCCCGCTCGACCAGATCTGCCCGATCCACAGCATCATGA
- a CDS encoding ABC transporter ATP-binding protein produces the protein MRPPVHQKNIIEIKGLQKRFGTFQAVSDLSLNLREGEFFSLLGPSGCGKTTVLRMIAGFQDPTAGQVLIDGQDMDGIAANKRPTNMVFQSYAIFPHLNVGNNVAYGLRGRGIAKSEIEARVSEALEMVELGGLQTRGATELSGGQRQRVALARALVMRPKVLLLDEPLSALDKKLREQMQFEMRHLQQSLGITFVMVTHDQYEAMTMSDRIGVMFNGELVQVDAPQTLYAKPGTREVASFIGEMNFLPAEITDDHGDRITVTTPCFGLLPIDRNPNVRPGGRVISVGIRPEQLEISGTRPDGYDATVQGTIRDVAFYGENVHYHVQVAGIDRPIAASVPNYFHTVDHRPGDQVWLGVQSASVIDLGPDPGADQDRNQ, from the coding sequence ATGAGGCCGCCCGTGCACCAGAAGAACATTATCGAAATCAAGGGCCTGCAGAAACGGTTCGGCACCTTCCAGGCGGTATCGGATCTGTCTCTGAACCTGCGCGAAGGTGAATTCTTCTCGCTGTTGGGCCCCTCGGGTTGTGGCAAGACCACGGTGTTGCGGATGATCGCGGGGTTCCAGGACCCGACAGCGGGTCAGGTTCTGATCGACGGTCAGGACATGGATGGGATTGCGGCCAACAAGCGGCCCACCAACATGGTGTTCCAGAGCTATGCGATCTTTCCGCATCTGAACGTGGGTAACAATGTGGCCTATGGTCTGCGCGGGCGCGGGATTGCCAAATCCGAGATTGAGGCCCGCGTCAGCGAGGCGTTGGAGATGGTCGAGCTGGGCGGCTTGCAAACCCGCGGTGCCACCGAATTGTCAGGTGGTCAGCGTCAGCGTGTGGCTCTGGCGCGCGCGCTGGTGATGCGGCCCAAGGTGCTGTTGCTGGATGAACCGCTGTCTGCGCTGGACAAGAAGCTGCGCGAGCAGATGCAGTTCGAGATGCGTCATCTACAGCAAAGCCTGGGCATCACATTCGTCATGGTCACCCATGACCAATACGAGGCGATGACCATGTCCGATCGCATCGGGGTGATGTTCAACGGCGAATTGGTACAGGTTGATGCGCCCCAGACGCTTTATGCCAAACCCGGCACCCGCGAGGTGGCCAGTTTCATTGGTGAGATGAATTTCTTGCCCGCTGAAATCACCGACGACCACGGGGATCGGATCACCGTGACAACCCCATGTTTTGGTCTGTTGCCCATTGATCGCAATCCCAATGTCCGCCCGGGCGGGCGGGTGATCTCGGTCGGGATCCGTCCCGAACAGTTGGAGATCTCGGGCACTCGGCCCGACGGTTATGACGCCACCGTGCAGGGCACCATCCGCGATGTCGCCTTTTACGGAGAGAATGTTCACTACCATGTGCAGGTGGCGGGCATCGACAGGCCGATTGCGGCCTCGGTTCCGAATTACTTCCACACTGTCGATCACAGGCCCGGCGATCAGGTCTGGCTGGGGGTGCAAAGCGCCTCGGTGATTGATCTGGGGCCTGATCCGGGGGCCGATCAGGACCGCAACCAATAA
- a CDS encoding ABC transporter permease, whose amino-acid sequence MGVILVDPDWEGEVFNLRSETGRGVALSAPATVYVGFLVAAPLVILVAYSLWTQTYVSIDRTVTLANYVEALHDPLVRHLMIRSILIAGAVTIVTVALAYPIAYFIALRARRQTLWLLLITIPFWSSYLLRVFAWKLILGFNGVLNSALLGLGVIDTPLTFLLYNEFAVVLTLAHAWAPFAILPIYVSLQKIDPSLLEAARDLGSSTAERFWRVTLPLTIPGIIAACLIIFIPTVGDYVTPSLVGGSDGKMIANLIQVQFGAANNWPLGATLSLLAMLAVGFVAVLFVLSATGLGRRIK is encoded by the coding sequence ATGGGTGTGATTTTGGTAGACCCCGACTGGGAGGGCGAAGTGTTCAATCTGCGAAGCGAAACGGGACGGGGAGTGGCGCTGAGCGCGCCTGCGACGGTCTACGTCGGGTTCCTGGTTGCGGCGCCTTTGGTCATTCTGGTGGCCTATTCGCTGTGGACGCAGACATATGTGTCGATTGACAGGACGGTGACGCTGGCCAACTACGTCGAGGCGTTGCATGATCCACTGGTGCGTCATCTGATGATCCGCTCGATCCTGATTGCGGGGGCCGTGACGATTGTGACGGTGGCGCTGGCCTATCCGATTGCCTATTTCATCGCGTTGCGGGCGCGGCGTCAGACGTTGTGGTTGCTATTGATCACCATTCCGTTCTGGTCGAGCTATCTGCTGCGGGTGTTTGCCTGGAAGCTGATCCTGGGGTTCAACGGCGTGTTGAACTCGGCGCTATTGGGGTTGGGTGTGATCGACACGCCGCTGACGTTTCTGCTGTACAATGAATTTGCGGTGGTGCTGACGCTGGCCCATGCCTGGGCACCGTTTGCGATCCTGCCGATTTATGTGTCGTTGCAAAAAATAGATCCCTCGCTGCTGGAGGCGGCGCGGGATTTGGGGTCCAGCACAGCCGAGCGGTTCTGGCGGGTGACGCTGCCGCTGACCATTCCGGGCATCATTGCCGCCTGTCTGATCATCTTTATCCCGACGGTGGGCGATTATGTGACGCCGTCGCTGGTGGGGGGCTCGGACGGCAAGATGATTGCCAATCTGATCCAGGTTCAATTCGGCGCGGCGAACAATTGGCCGCTGGGTGCGACGTTGTCGTTGCTTGCGATGTTGGCGGTGGGGTTTGTGGCGGTGCTGTTTGTGTTGTCGGCAACCGGATTGGGGAGACGCATCAAATGA
- a CDS encoding AraC family ligand binding domain-containing protein codes for MSDLSLPTQLLHNLTTLARHHVGELDWFADRMQDLPRIATQPHALPVCRLLPASAGAASDQTRDTVAALISAAPGLCWQQSYSEADGFSRDWLDNYGWVNLVSPEGMFHSDTIRVSIGYWGAGQHYDEHSHAPEEFYLILAGRARFHSKGRGSVDAGPGDIIHHLPHQKHAIDMVPGPLLAAAFWRGQDLLRKSDLGAR; via the coding sequence ATGAGTGACCTGTCATTGCCCACGCAGCTGCTGCACAACCTGACCACCCTCGCCCGTCATCACGTCGGGGAGCTGGACTGGTTCGCCGATCGCATGCAGGACCTGCCCCGGATCGCGACCCAACCGCACGCCTTGCCCGTATGCCGTCTATTACCAGCGAGCGCCGGCGCAGCTTCGGACCAGACACGGGACACCGTGGCGGCGCTGATCTCCGCCGCCCCCGGGCTTTGCTGGCAACAAAGCTATAGCGAAGCAGACGGGTTTTCCCGCGACTGGCTGGACAATTATGGCTGGGTCAATCTGGTTTCTCCCGAAGGGATGTTCCATTCCGACACGATCCGGGTGTCGATCGGATATTGGGGTGCGGGTCAGCATTATGATGAACATTCCCATGCACCCGAAGAATTCTATCTGATCCTTGCCGGTCGCGCCCGATTTCATTCCAAAGGCCGTGGTTCTGTGGATGCAGGTCCTGGTGACATCATTCATCACCTTCCTCACCAGAAGCACGCCATCGACATGGTGCCCGGCCCGCTGTTGGCAGCCGCCTTTTGGCGGGGCCAGGATCTGTTGCGAAAATCGGATCTTGGGGCCCGTTGA
- a CDS encoding mandelate racemase/muconate lactonizing enzyme family protein yields MKITRITVYQIELPLNEPYWLSGGRLKFERLDSTFVRIDTDAGLTGWGEGCPWGHTYLPAHGPGIRAGIETLAPFLIGEDPRSLDHINRVMDLQLPGHPYVKSPLDMACWDIAGQAAGMPLWQMWGGAEAAQVLVNSSISTGTPDDMLARIETAAAKGYTVHSAKVGGTDIGLDIDRIEAISGGLPKGHKVTFDVNRAWQPGVAVQVLNSVSARDWVEQPCETLDQCAHVAARVSNPIMLDECMHTFIDHLDAWKLRACEGVKVKPNRVGGLTRARQIRDFGVSVGWQMHVEDLGGSALADTAAIHLAASTPDANRLASWLCHYHLSVDPVPGQGARNDHGVATPPSTPGLGVTPDPELLGPPVATYE; encoded by the coding sequence ATGAAGATCACACGCATCACCGTCTATCAGATTGAACTGCCGCTCAACGAACCGTACTGGCTCTCGGGGGGACGATTGAAATTCGAACGCCTCGATAGCACATTCGTGCGCATAGATACCGACGCTGGGTTGACGGGCTGGGGCGAAGGATGCCCCTGGGGCCATACCTATCTGCCCGCCCACGGCCCCGGCATCCGCGCCGGGATCGAAACGCTCGCGCCGTTTCTGATAGGCGAAGACCCCCGCAGTCTGGACCATATCAACCGGGTGATGGACCTGCAGTTGCCCGGACATCCCTATGTGAAATCCCCGCTCGACATGGCGTGCTGGGATATTGCCGGACAGGCCGCTGGGATGCCGCTTTGGCAAATGTGGGGCGGTGCCGAGGCGGCGCAAGTGTTGGTCAACTCGTCCATATCGACCGGCACGCCGGACGATATGCTGGCGCGGATCGAAACGGCGGCGGCAAAGGGCTATACCGTGCATTCAGCCAAGGTGGGCGGCACCGATATCGGATTGGACATTGATCGGATCGAGGCAATTTCAGGTGGGCTGCCCAAAGGGCACAAGGTGACCTTTGACGTGAACCGCGCCTGGCAACCCGGCGTGGCGGTGCAGGTGCTGAATTCGGTCAGCGCCCGTGATTGGGTGGAACAGCCCTGTGAAACACTGGACCAATGCGCGCATGTGGCAGCGCGTGTCTCCAACCCGATCATGCTGGACGAATGCATGCATACGTTCATCGATCATCTCGATGCCTGGAAACTGCGCGCCTGCGAAGGGGTCAAAGTCAAACCGAACCGTGTCGGTGGGCTGACCCGCGCCCGCCAGATCCGCGACTTTGGTGTTTCAGTCGGCTGGCAGATGCATGTCGAAGATCTGGGCGGTTCGGCGTTGGCGGATACGGCAGCCATTCACCTGGCCGCATCGACACCCGACGCCAATCGGCTGGCCAGCTGGTTGTGCCACTACCATCTGTCAGTCGACCCGGTTCCCGGCCAGGGTGCGCGCAACGATCATGGCGTCGCGACCCCGCCCAGCACGCCGGGGTTGGGCGTCACCCCCGACCCCGAACTGCTGGGCCCGCCGGTAGCCACCTATGAGTGA
- a CDS encoding mandelate racemase/muconate lactonizing enzyme family protein — translation MKIARIEVYSVTLPYAGGTYRLSGGRSFTAFAAVFTRVMTECGLEGWGESTPFGSTYIAAHAGGVKAGLAELAPALIGMDPRHHDRIYDAMDAALVGHAHAKTPLDVACWDIAGKAAGVPVCDLLGGRVPGAVPLISSIGSDDPQAMRENVARHRELGFLGHSVKVGSTEAEGGPMLDAERVQACLADRRPGEWFLVDANGGMSPEQALRFLALLPKGLDFTFEAPCASWRETLSLRKRCRVPLLLDELVQSDADIAQAVASDACDGVGLKISKQGGLTPTRRQRDMARAAGLVMSVQDTTGSDIAFAAVLHMAQSTPRHVLRCALDTRSMVSLTTAAFDAPVQGGGAQAPAIPGLGVMPDMSIMGAPIAIYEDTP, via the coding sequence ATGAAAATCGCCCGCATCGAAGTTTACTCGGTGACTTTGCCCTATGCTGGCGGCACCTACCGCCTGTCAGGGGGGCGCAGTTTCACAGCCTTTGCGGCCGTGTTTACCCGGGTCATGACCGAATGCGGACTGGAAGGATGGGGCGAAAGCACGCCGTTTGGGTCGACCTATATCGCGGCCCATGCTGGCGGTGTCAAAGCTGGCCTGGCCGAACTGGCTCCGGCGCTGATCGGGATGGATCCGCGCCACCATGACCGGATCTATGACGCGATGGACGCCGCCCTGGTTGGTCATGCCCATGCCAAAACCCCATTGGATGTCGCCTGTTGGGACATCGCGGGCAAGGCCGCTGGAGTGCCCGTCTGTGACTTGTTGGGAGGGCGTGTGCCGGGGGCAGTGCCGCTGATCTCCTCGATCGGCTCTGACGATCCACAGGCGATGCGCGAAAATGTGGCCCGACACCGTGAACTGGGGTTCCTTGGCCATTCCGTCAAGGTCGGGTCAACCGAAGCTGAAGGTGGCCCGATGCTGGACGCCGAGCGGGTACAGGCGTGCCTGGCTGACCGTCGCCCCGGTGAATGGTTTCTCGTTGATGCCAATGGCGGGATGAGCCCGGAACAGGCGTTGCGGTTCCTGGCATTGCTACCGAAGGGGCTGGATTTCACATTCGAGGCCCCCTGCGCCAGCTGGCGGGAAACCCTGAGTTTGCGCAAACGCTGTCGAGTGCCTTTGCTGCTGGATGAACTGGTGCAGTCCGACGCCGACATCGCCCAAGCAGTGGCCAGCGATGCCTGTGATGGGGTCGGGCTCAAGATCTCGAAACAGGGCGGGCTGACCCCCACCCGGCGTCAGCGTGACATGGCGCGGGCCGCTGGGTTGGTCATGTCGGTGCAGGATACCACCGGATCCGACATCGCCTTTGCCGCCGTGCTGCATATGGCGCAATCGACGCCCCGCCACGTGCTGCGCTGTGCGCTGGACACCCGGTCGATGGTTTCACTGACCACCGCTGCATTTGACGCCCCGGTCCAGGGTGGCGGTGCCCAGGCCCCCGCCATACCGGGATTGGGCGTTATGCCCGATATGTCGATCATGGGGGCCCCCATTGCAATTTACGAGGACACGCCATGA
- a CDS encoding NADH:flavin oxidoreductase, whose amino-acid sequence MSTDPLLQPYQLKHLTLKNRIMTTSHEPAYPEGGMPKERYVAYHAERARAGVALAMTAGSAAVSRDSPPVFNNILAYKDEVVPHIRRLSDACHAHGCAVMIQLTHLGRRTGWNKGDWLPSVSSSKHREPAHRAFPKLAEDWDIARIINDFADATERMKEGGMDGVELQVYGHLLDQFWSPLTNDLDGEYGGQTPDSRLKFPLDVLRAIRDRVGDDFIVGLRYTADEAAAGGITPVEGIEISKRLARSGMVDFLNVIRGRIHTDPAMTDVIPVQGMPSAPHLDFAGAVKRATGMPTFHASRIPDVATARHAVQAGLLDMVGMTRAHMADPHIVRKIVEGREDDIRPCVGATYCLDRIYQAGEALCLHNAATGRELSMPHDIAPAETRKRVVIVGAGPAGLEAARVAAERGHAVTVFEAQPDPGGQVRLTAQHARRREMIGIIDWRMAQCAARDVDFRFNTWAEADDVTALNPDVVIIATGGLPNTELFESGQENDLVVSAWDLISGDVKPGQQVLIYDESGDHPGLMAAEIAAAAGAKVEVMTPDRVFAPDIMAMNLVPYMRELQARDVTFTVTRRLLDVMRDGNRLCATIGTDYSDFTSQSSYDQVVVNYGTLPLDDLYFDLKPLSSNRGEVDHTALITGQPQTINTNPNATFQLFRIGDAVSARNTHAAIYDALRTMKDL is encoded by the coding sequence ATGTCGACTGACCCTTTGTTGCAGCCTTATCAGTTGAAGCATTTGACGTTGAAGAACCGGATCATGACGACGAGCCATGAGCCTGCGTATCCCGAGGGCGGGATGCCCAAGGAGCGCTATGTTGCCTATCACGCGGAACGGGCGCGGGCGGGGGTTGCGTTGGCGATGACGGCGGGGTCGGCTGCCGTGAGCCGGGACAGCCCGCCGGTGTTCAACAACATCCTGGCCTACAAGGACGAGGTTGTGCCCCACATCCGCCGCCTTAGCGATGCCTGCCACGCGCATGGCTGTGCGGTGATGATCCAGCTGACCCATCTGGGGCGGCGCACGGGGTGGAACAAGGGCGACTGGCTGCCCTCGGTCAGTTCCTCCAAACACCGTGAACCAGCGCATCGCGCGTTTCCCAAGCTGGCCGAGGATTGGGACATTGCCCGCATCATCAACGATTTCGCCGATGCCACCGAACGGATGAAGGAAGGGGGCATGGATGGGGTTGAATTGCAGGTCTACGGCCATCTTCTGGACCAGTTCTGGTCGCCTCTGACCAATGATCTGGATGGGGAATACGGGGGGCAAACACCTGATTCCCGGTTGAAATTCCCGCTGGACGTGCTGCGCGCCATTCGCGACCGGGTGGGCGACGATTTCATCGTCGGGCTGCGCTATACGGCCGATGAGGCCGCCGCCGGGGGCATCACGCCGGTCGAAGGCATCGAGATTTCCAAGCGGCTTGCGCGCAGCGGCATGGTCGATTTTCTGAATGTGATCCGCGGGCGCATCCACACCGATCCGGCGATGACCGATGTGATCCCGGTGCAGGGGATGCCATCGGCACCGCATCTGGATTTTGCCGGCGCGGTCAAACGGGCCACCGGCATGCCTACGTTCCACGCCTCGCGTATCCCGGATGTGGCCACCGCACGCCATGCGGTGCAGGCGGGGCTTCTGGATATGGTGGGGATGACGCGGGCGCATATGGCCGATCCGCATATCGTGCGCAAGATCGTCGAAGGGCGCGAGGATGACATTCGCCCCTGTGTTGGCGCAACCTATTGCCTGGACAGAATTTATCAGGCGGGCGAAGCGCTGTGCCTGCACAATGCCGCCACCGGGCGCGAGCTGTCGATGCCCCATGACATCGCCCCTGCCGAGACCCGCAAACGGGTGGTCATCGTCGGTGCCGGTCCGGCCGGGCTCGAAGCGGCGCGGGTGGCGGCCGAACGCGGCCACGCCGTGACCGTATTCGAGGCCCAGCCCGATCCCGGCGGTCAGGTGCGGCTGACCGCGCAACACGCACGCCGGCGCGAGATGATCGGCATCATCGACTGGCGCATGGCGCAATGCGCCGCGCGGGATGTGGACTTTCGTTTCAACACCTGGGCCGAAGCCGATGACGTCACCGCGCTGAACCCGGATGTGGTGATCATCGCCACCGGGGGTCTGCCCAATACCGAATTGTTCGAATCGGGCCAGGAAAACGATCTGGTGGTCAGCGCCTGGGATCTCATCTCGGGCGATGTCAAACCGGGCCAACAGGTGCTGATCTATGACGAAAGCGGCGATCATCCCGGTCTGATGGCGGCGGAAATCGCCGCAGCAGCGGGCGCGAAGGTCGAAGTCATGACCCCGGATCGGGTGTTTGCCCCCGATATCATGGCGATGAACCTGGTGCCCTACATGCGCGAATTGCAGGCCCGCGACGTGACATTCACCGTCACCCGCCGCCTGTTGGACGTGATGCGCGACGGCAATCGCCTGTGCGCCACAATCGGCACGGATTACAGTGATTTCACATCCCAATCCTCCTATGATCAGGTGGTGGTCAACTACGGCACCTTGCCGCTTGACGATCTCTACTTCGACCTGAAACCGCTGTCCTCAAACCGGGGCGAAGTGGACCACACCGCCCTGATCACCGGCCAGCCCCAGACCATCAACACAAACCCGAACGCCACATTCCAACTCTTCCGCATCGGCGACGCCGTCAGCGCCAGAAACACACACGCCGCAATCTATGATGCGCTCAGAACTATGAAGGACCTGTAA
- a CDS encoding TetR family transcriptional regulator C-terminal domain-containing protein, with product MPRFCQSRRQIISPLNPFEDLTTLKTNTKKSDSSDQKRTARRNPKASKETLIRATLDTIAEIGITDTTVSKIIQKAELSRGMIHLHFGGKDQLLVAAVHSTSIEYYQEVDRRVAMAGNNPADIVMAVIEADLSETLLNERSVRIWHAFRGVARTNPEIARYSSTRDRRLRDMIRGAFDTLAEGGDPDEARVLARDATSGTLALLEGMWVDFMSNTDDFSRPVAVSIVCRFLAGLFPSHFENRRQPETP from the coding sequence ATGCCGCGTTTCTGTCAATCTCGCAGACAGATAATCTCGCCGCTCAACCCATTTGAGGATCTCACGACCTTGAAAACGAACACAAAAAAATCCGACAGCTCAGATCAAAAACGCACCGCGCGAAGGAATCCAAAGGCCAGCAAGGAAACTCTCATCCGCGCAACTCTCGACACAATCGCTGAAATCGGAATCACAGACACAACAGTCTCCAAAATCATTCAAAAGGCAGAGCTGTCGCGCGGCATGATCCATCTGCATTTTGGTGGCAAAGACCAATTGCTGGTTGCGGCAGTTCATTCCACAAGCATCGAATACTATCAGGAAGTCGACCGGCGGGTTGCCATGGCCGGGAACAATCCGGCCGATATCGTCATGGCCGTGATTGAGGCAGATCTGAGCGAAACCCTGCTCAATGAGCGGTCGGTCCGGATCTGGCACGCCTTTCGGGGGGTCGCCAGAACAAACCCGGAAATCGCACGCTACAGCAGCACCCGGGATCGCCGCCTGCGCGACATGATCCGGGGCGCATTCGACACATTGGCCGAAGGTGGCGATCCCGACGAGGCAAGAGTTCTGGCCCGTGATGCGACATCGGGAACCCTGGCGCTGTTGGAAGGCATGTGGGTGGACTTCATGTCCAACACCGACGATTTTTCCCGCCCGGTCGCCGTTTCAATCGTGTGCAGATTTCTGGCCGGGCTATTTCCGTCCCATTTTGAGAACAGGCGTCAGCCCGAAACACCCTGA